Proteins encoded by one window of Erysipelothrix rhusiopathiae:
- a CDS encoding sensor histidine kinase, which produces MMRNIREFIRKLSLTQQLIAIVVFTFAFFLVFFFGALSLNIDKFVDKQMYDLIHRTQQNVIYNYKRGLDDVDLYGANDPNIIHVIRNKDGSIKSNGLSLINVDLLKQVKIQMDAVELEQSINYRFKDSSLYTITNIPDKQASIATLISRNYQNEFKSLLLNNVINMILIIIGVVFLLLLVWVSYIIHPLNQIRAYIEKIKRNEDAELNIERHDEIGELADVLVEMNEELKRQERVKEEMIQNISHDLKTPIATIKSYSEAIKDGVYPYETLEKSVDVIIQHADRLEKKVYNLLMLNRMDYMTHEQIDQNSNIELRETIESVIVSSSQIRPEIELILNAEEHNVFFGTEEPWRVVVENLLDNALRYAKTKIIITLKDNYVSVYNDGSTINENRTEQIFNAYEKGEGGQFGLGLSIVNKVATNYGYTVSASNVDEGVIFEIRKAGI; this is translated from the coding sequence ATGATGAGAAATATTCGTGAGTTTATAAGAAAGCTATCGTTAACACAGCAATTAATTGCAATTGTTGTTTTTACTTTTGCTTTCTTTTTAGTATTCTTTTTCGGAGCGTTGTCATTAAATATCGATAAATTTGTTGATAAACAAATGTATGACTTAATACATCGAACACAACAAAATGTTATCTACAACTATAAACGTGGCTTAGATGATGTTGATTTATATGGAGCAAATGATCCAAATATCATCCATGTCATTCGAAATAAAGATGGAAGCATAAAATCAAATGGATTGAGTCTCATTAACGTCGATTTATTAAAACAAGTTAAGATCCAAATGGATGCAGTTGAGCTTGAACAGAGTATTAACTATCGTTTTAAAGATAGCAGTCTTTATACAATTACTAATATTCCAGATAAGCAAGCAAGCATCGCAACCTTAATTTCTAGAAATTATCAGAATGAATTTAAATCGTTATTACTTAATAACGTTATTAATATGATCTTGATAATAATTGGTGTTGTTTTTCTACTACTTCTCGTATGGGTTAGTTATATTATTCATCCACTAAATCAAATACGTGCGTATATTGAGAAAATTAAGCGTAACGAAGATGCGGAGTTAAATATTGAACGTCATGATGAAATTGGTGAGTTGGCTGATGTTCTTGTGGAAATGAATGAGGAATTAAAGCGTCAGGAACGTGTTAAAGAAGAAATGATTCAAAACATATCACACGATCTTAAAACGCCGATAGCGACGATTAAATCGTATAGTGAAGCAATTAAAGACGGTGTGTATCCTTACGAAACACTTGAAAAATCAGTGGATGTAATCATTCAACATGCCGATCGATTAGAGAAAAAAGTATATAATCTATTGATGTTGAATCGCATGGATTATATGACTCATGAACAAATCGATCAGAACAGTAATATAGAATTGAGAGAAACGATTGAATCTGTAATTGTTTCCTCAAGTCAAATAAGACCCGAAATTGAACTAATCTTAAATGCGGAAGAACATAATGTGTTCTTTGGTACAGAGGAGCCATGGCGTGTTGTTGTTGAGAATCTTCTCGACAATGCTTTGCGATATGCTAAGACTAAAATTATCATCACACTAAAAGATAATTACGTTTCAGTATATAATGATGGCTCGACTATCAATGAAAATCGAACAGAACAAATCTTTAATGCATACGAAAAAGGCGAAGGCGGTCAGTTTGGATTGGGACTTTCGATCGTCAACAAAGTCGCAACAAATTATGGTTATACAGTAAGTGCTTCAAACGTCGATGAAGGCGTTATATTTGAAATTAGAAAGGCAGGAATTTAA
- the glmM gene encoding phosphoglucosamine mutase, whose product MGKYFGTDGLRGKANEALSLDIAIKVGQYLGYSFKGEKIVVGQDTRLSSGMFASAIAAGATSMGADVYLLGVCATPALAYAVKNEGFAGGVMISASHNPYYDNGLKCFASTGMKISADLEEKIEAYIDGEISIDVAHSNEIGRVVEFPEGLETYIQYLESLIDVRFDGLNIVLDTANGSAVSSAERLFKDLGACVTVMNNNPDGLNINTECGSTHPESLQAKVVEMGADMGFAFDGDADRCLAVNHKGEMVDGDEILFILGRFFKSEKQLKEDTIVSTVMANLGFLKSCQKSGLNVITTDVGDKHVYASMNENDYKLGGEQSGHIILKDYATTGDGVLTALVIAEIASKAGKTLAELGSECIRFPQLLQNVPVNDKQAVMNHDSVKEAENRIHRALGDEGRLLLRPSGTEPLVRVMVEAQTDDLCEHYVNDMINVINNIE is encoded by the coding sequence ATGGGTAAGTATTTTGGAACGGACGGACTTCGCGGTAAAGCGAATGAAGCTCTAAGTTTGGATATTGCAATTAAAGTGGGACAATACTTAGGTTACTCGTTTAAAGGTGAGAAAATTGTAGTTGGCCAAGACACACGACTTTCTTCAGGAATGTTTGCAAGTGCAATTGCTGCAGGAGCAACTTCTATGGGTGCTGATGTATATCTACTTGGTGTTTGTGCTACTCCAGCACTTGCATACGCAGTTAAAAACGAAGGCTTCGCTGGTGGTGTAATGATTTCCGCGAGTCATAATCCTTACTACGATAATGGCTTAAAATGCTTTGCTTCGACAGGTATGAAAATATCTGCAGATTTAGAAGAAAAAATTGAAGCGTACATTGATGGTGAAATATCCATCGATGTTGCGCATAGTAATGAAATTGGACGTGTTGTGGAATTTCCAGAAGGATTGGAAACATACATTCAATATCTTGAATCGCTAATCGATGTACGTTTTGACGGTCTTAACATCGTCCTCGATACGGCAAATGGCTCGGCTGTTTCTTCCGCAGAACGTCTATTTAAAGATTTAGGCGCTTGTGTGACTGTTATGAATAACAATCCGGATGGACTCAATATTAATACTGAGTGTGGATCAACACATCCGGAGTCACTTCAAGCAAAAGTAGTTGAAATGGGTGCAGATATGGGATTTGCATTTGACGGGGACGCTGATCGATGTCTCGCAGTTAATCATAAAGGCGAGATGGTTGATGGTGATGAAATCTTATTTATTCTTGGTCGCTTCTTTAAATCAGAAAAACAGCTTAAAGAAGATACGATTGTGTCAACCGTCATGGCAAATTTAGGGTTCTTGAAATCCTGTCAAAAATCAGGTTTGAATGTAATTACAACAGATGTTGGTGATAAACATGTTTACGCATCAATGAATGAGAATGATTACAAGCTTGGTGGTGAACAATCGGGCCATATTATACTAAAAGATTATGCAACAACAGGTGATGGCGTGCTGACTGCACTTGTTATTGCTGAAATAGCATCAAAAGCTGGAAAGACATTAGCAGAACTCGGTTCGGAATGTATTCGATTCCCACAACTACTTCAAAATGTTCCTGTTAATGATAAACAAGCAGTTATGAATCACGACTCTGTAAAAGAGGCTGAGAACCGCATTCATCGCGCTTTGGGTGATGAAGGGCGCTTACTTCTTAGACCGTCAGGTACAGAACCGCTTGTCCGCGTCATGGTAGAAGCGCAAACAGATGATTTGTGTGAACACTATGTCAATGATATGATTAATGTAATCAATAACATTGAGTAA
- the cdaA gene encoding diadenylate cyclase CdaA, which yields MPFALITFQSIINSLKAIVDFSIIWVLVYYILRIVRNNSRTVQIFKGIVLIIAMRFVAHKLSLTTLKALLDLLIQYGFLVVVIIFVPEIRAMLERLGKTSVFSALHSLSGNEKEKLVDELVDAATVLAERKTGALITLEQGHSLADYIKTGTPINSSVTSELLCSIFVTSTPLHDGAVIIQGDRIACASAYFPPTAQDLPTRYGARHRAAIGLSEVTDSVTIIVSEETGTISIAEGGKLREMDAASLREYLNLLIQNSEKEVSQSLGAHRKQRKFNLSKLNVDPIKIEKVDSSDLNLKSTEPTETNVEKRDFSKLMGIFKKKPKDTESKDKSSENEQDLTKSQDDSSQDEDVKTSDIEESVTKADDTNSSDKLNDEGGEPNESEER from the coding sequence ATGCCATTTGCCTTAATAACATTTCAATCAATCATCAATAGTTTAAAGGCTATCGTAGACTTTTCAATTATTTGGGTTTTGGTTTATTACATTTTAAGAATTGTTAGAAATAATTCTCGAACTGTTCAGATTTTCAAAGGAATCGTATTAATCATTGCGATGCGCTTTGTTGCTCATAAACTAAGCCTCACTACATTAAAAGCTCTACTCGATCTATTGATTCAATATGGATTCTTAGTCGTAGTCATTATTTTTGTGCCGGAAATCCGAGCTATGTTGGAAAGACTCGGAAAAACATCCGTTTTTTCAGCACTCCATTCTTTATCCGGTAATGAGAAAGAAAAACTTGTGGACGAGCTTGTTGATGCAGCAACAGTGCTTGCAGAACGAAAAACAGGTGCTCTTATTACACTTGAACAAGGTCATTCTTTAGCGGATTATATTAAAACGGGAACGCCAATTAACTCATCCGTTACCTCGGAACTTTTATGTTCTATTTTTGTTACGTCAACACCACTTCATGATGGTGCAGTAATAATTCAAGGGGATCGCATTGCATGTGCGTCGGCTTATTTCCCACCGACGGCTCAAGATTTACCAACCCGTTATGGTGCACGTCATCGTGCAGCGATTGGTTTAAGTGAAGTTACAGACTCAGTAACGATTATTGTATCCGAAGAAACGGGAACAATTTCGATTGCTGAAGGCGGAAAACTTCGAGAAATGGATGCTGCGAGCTTACGAGAGTATCTCAATCTTCTTATCCAAAATAGTGAAAAAGAAGTAAGTCAGAGTTTAGGTGCACATCGTAAACAACGTAAATTTAATTTATCGAAACTGAATGTGGATCCAATTAAAATTGAAAAGGTTGATAGTTCAGATTTAAACCTTAAATCGACAGAACCTACAGAAACGAATGTGGAAAAACGAGACTTTTCAAAATTGATGGGTATTTTCAAGAAAAAACCTAAAGATACGGAGTCAAAAGATAAGTCATCAGAGAACGAGCAAGACTTAACAAAGAGTCAAGATGATTCTTCACAGGATGAAGATGTGAAAACATCAGATATTGAGGAATCAGTGACGAAAGCAGATGATACGAATTCATCAGATAAATTAAACGATGAAGGAGGTGAGCCAAATGAGTCCGAAGAAAGATAA
- a CDS encoding ECF transporter S component gives MKAKKKTLNYTLFTLFAAIIILLSITPLGFIHLGFIKATIVHIPVIIGSIILGPTAGAGLGLIFGINSIINNTISPSILSFAFSPLVPVIGTTSGSPFALIIALLPRILVGIVPYYIVESQFIKKDSIRLGLAGFIGSMTNTILVMGLIYLLFKDAYGSARGIEGLAVTKAILSVIIINGIPEAIVSTLITIPITKALYKVRRK, from the coding sequence ATGAAAGCTAAAAAGAAAACTTTAAACTACACACTCTTTACCCTCTTTGCCGCAATTATTATCTTACTCTCAATAACGCCCCTTGGTTTTATACATCTTGGTTTTATCAAGGCTACAATTGTCCACATTCCAGTTATTATCGGATCAATTATCTTAGGACCAACAGCAGGCGCTGGATTAGGATTAATTTTTGGTATAAACTCAATCATCAATAATACCATCAGCCCATCCATACTATCCTTTGCATTCTCGCCACTGGTTCCCGTTATCGGAACGACTTCAGGAAGTCCGTTTGCATTAATAATTGCACTCCTTCCTCGAATATTGGTAGGGATCGTTCCTTACTATATTGTAGAAAGTCAATTCATTAAAAAAGACTCAATTCGCCTTGGTCTAGCTGGTTTTATCGGTTCAATGACGAATACAATTTTAGTTATGGGCCTCATCTATTTACTCTTTAAAGATGCTTATGGATCTGCACGCGGTATAGAAGGTTTAGCTGTCACTAAAGCAATTCTTAGTGTAATCATTATTAACGGGATTCCAGAAGCGATTGTATCCACTCTAATTACCATTCCCATTACAAAAGCACTCTATAAAGTACGCAGGAAATAA
- a CDS encoding Maf family protein, whose translation MHKKLVLASQSPRRRELVTKLGVAFNVVSPTSDETLDSSLTVEGQIEKISEEKALSVFENYQDCVVLGSDTVVVLNGEVLGKPKNEEDAKDTLMKLSGSKHDVITGVCLVSSECKRVFSVKTEVEFFELTEAEIDAYVATKEPLDKAGSYSIQGFGSVFVKEIVGDFYSVMGLPISRVNQELIHNEW comes from the coding sequence ATGCATAAGAAATTAGTTTTAGCGAGTCAATCACCAAGAAGACGAGAATTAGTAACGAAACTTGGGGTGGCTTTTAATGTTGTATCACCGACAAGTGATGAGACCCTTGATTCATCGCTTACAGTGGAAGGACAAATAGAAAAAATATCTGAAGAAAAAGCATTGAGTGTTTTTGAGAATTATCAAGATTGTGTTGTTCTAGGATCGGATACCGTAGTTGTGCTCAACGGAGAAGTTCTTGGGAAACCAAAAAATGAAGAAGACGCAAAAGATACTTTAATGAAATTATCTGGATCAAAACATGACGTCATTACAGGTGTGTGTCTTGTTTCATCAGAATGCAAACGTGTATTCTCAGTTAAAACTGAAGTTGAATTCTTTGAACTTACAGAAGCAGAAATCGACGCTTATGTTGCGACCAAAGAACCTTTAGATAAAGCTGGCAGTTACAGTATACAAGGGTTTGGGTCTGTATTTGTGAAAGAAATTGTTGGTGACTTCTATTCTGTAATGGGTCTACCAATTTCTCGAGTAAATCAAGAATTAATCCACAACGAGTGGTAA
- a CDS encoding type III pantothenate kinase yields MICVINIGNTNTAFGFGDSDLTDQFTIPTHAYQTQNDFLKYFEVQNRHKHIDNCVIASVRPDKTELIKHSMDSYFKLNAKVLEHGDDFGIDFSLYPYGKLGMDRIIALYAAKELYGENIAVFDLGTATTVNVLSDNQFKGGAIMPGVRLGLSVLGEKTGLLPTINLNDTPHYLGLNTEQNILSGALFGTASVLKNYRELISQDYPNTTFVVTGGNSKAILPLCNAPWNFQPDLLLQGLLTWWTQKGRTYES; encoded by the coding sequence ATGATTTGTGTGATTAATATTGGTAACACCAATACTGCATTTGGTTTTGGGGATAGCGATTTGACTGATCAATTCACAATCCCTACCCATGCTTATCAAACTCAAAACGATTTTCTTAAATATTTTGAAGTTCAAAATCGACACAAACACATTGATAACTGTGTTATCGCATCGGTGAGACCTGATAAAACAGAATTAATTAAACACTCGATGGATTCATATTTCAAACTAAATGCTAAAGTTTTAGAACATGGTGATGATTTTGGAATAGACTTCTCCCTTTATCCCTACGGTAAACTCGGAATGGACCGTATTATCGCTTTGTACGCCGCAAAAGAACTTTATGGGGAGAACATTGCAGTTTTTGATTTAGGGACTGCCACAACGGTTAATGTGCTCTCTGACAATCAATTTAAAGGTGGCGCCATTATGCCTGGTGTTCGTCTTGGCTTAAGTGTCCTTGGAGAAAAAACAGGTCTTCTACCAACCATTAATCTTAATGATACACCCCATTATCTCGGATTAAATACCGAACAAAATATATTATCTGGAGCTTTATTTGGCACTGCATCCGTTTTAAAAAACTATCGTGAACTTATATCCCAAGACTATCCGAATACCACGTTTGTTGTTACGGGTGGAAATTCGAAAGCAATTTTACCCTTATGTAATGCTCCATGGAATTTTCAACCCGACTTATTACTACAAGGTCTCCTAACATGGTGGACACAAAAAGGACGTACTTATGAAAGCTAA
- a CDS encoding flavoprotein, whose amino-acid sequence MKTILLGVSGSISAYKSADLANELTKRGYTVHVIMTHSAQAFITPLTLQSLTKNPVHYNVLNEDDPHKIMHIDLVKSADLLLIAPATANIIAKIAHGIADDMLSTTTLAVHGIPRLIAPAMNTYMYENEATSDNLELLRKRGWIEVEPRSSLLACGDYGKGALAEIETILACVDAALEGVTA is encoded by the coding sequence ATGAAAACAATTTTATTAGGTGTCAGTGGTAGTATTTCAGCCTATAAATCTGCTGATTTAGCCAATGAACTTACAAAAAGAGGTTATACGGTTCATGTGATTATGACCCATTCTGCACAAGCATTTATTACCCCACTTACATTACAATCACTAACTAAAAATCCTGTTCATTATAATGTCTTAAATGAAGATGATCCACATAAAATCATGCACATAGATTTAGTTAAGTCAGCAGACTTGTTATTGATAGCACCCGCAACCGCAAACATCATCGCGAAAATCGCTCATGGTATTGCCGATGATATGTTATCCACCACTACATTAGCAGTCCATGGTATTCCTAGACTCATTGCTCCGGCCATGAATACTTATATGTACGAAAATGAGGCAACATCTGATAATCTAGAGCTCCTACGTAAACGCGGATGGATTGAAGTTGAACCGCGAAGTTCTTTATTAGCCTGTGGAGATTATGGTAAAGGTGCACTCGCAGAAATCGAAACCATACTCGCGTGTGTTGATGCCGCTTTAGAAGGAGTTACAGCATGA
- a CDS encoding NYN domain-containing protein, translating into MKQKIDSRIAVLIDAENVPYANIGGVLREVARYGTPTVKRIYGDWTKQTASGWKSHLLEHAITPIQQYSYTTGKNSSDSAMIIDAMDILYEGNVESFCIVSSDSDFTRLAVRLREAGKYVIGIGEQKTPSAFIASCDKFIYIEIIDLVETESVDSKTKLSVDKKNKLHQLIASSINDLADDNGYVFMGDLGNLIMKKQPDFDPRNYGYYQLTPLIKALGQFDIDERRIPNSNVKHVYIRNK; encoded by the coding sequence ATGAAACAAAAAATTGATTCACGCATTGCAGTATTAATTGATGCTGAAAACGTTCCATATGCTAATATAGGGGGCGTATTAAGAGAAGTTGCTCGTTATGGTACACCTACCGTAAAAAGAATCTACGGAGACTGGACAAAACAAACAGCTTCTGGATGGAAAAGTCATTTGTTGGAACATGCAATTACTCCTATCCAACAATACTCTTACACCACCGGGAAAAATTCTTCGGATTCTGCGATGATAATTGATGCGATGGATATTTTGTATGAGGGAAATGTTGAATCCTTTTGTATTGTCTCTTCAGACAGTGATTTTACGCGCCTTGCTGTGCGTTTAAGGGAGGCAGGGAAGTATGTGATTGGAATTGGGGAACAGAAGACTCCAAGTGCCTTTATCGCATCCTGTGACAAGTTTATTTATATTGAGATTATCGATCTTGTTGAAACTGAAAGTGTTGATTCCAAAACTAAACTTTCGGTAGACAAAAAGAATAAGCTTCACCAACTCATTGCATCTTCGATTAATGACCTCGCAGATGACAATGGTTATGTATTTATGGGTGATTTAGGAAATTTAATTATGAAAAAACAACCGGATTTTGATCCGAGAAACTACGGATATTATCAATTAACACCGCTGATCAAAGCATTAGGACAATTCGACATCGATGAAAGACGGATTCCAAATAGTAATGTTAAACATGTGTACATCCGAAACAAATAG
- a CDS encoding response regulator transcription factor encodes MKYVISIVEDEKDLNELVKSYLENAGYEVRSYYTYDEANAHVQDDDVHLWILDIMLDDKSGFDLIERIKMHSPATPVIFMSARDKEFDRIIGLEKGSDDYITKPFSPKELVLRVNNIIKRSYNQDLQTEVDGYVIDEKQRKASKDGYELELTTKEFDLLMLFVKNRGVAFTREQILVHVWETNYFGSDRVVDDTLRRLRKKMPGLNIQTIYGFGYRLG; translated from the coding sequence ATGAAATATGTGATCAGTATTGTAGAAGATGAAAAAGATTTAAATGAACTTGTAAAGAGTTATTTAGAAAACGCTGGTTATGAAGTCCGCTCTTATTACACATATGATGAAGCGAATGCCCATGTTCAAGATGACGATGTTCATCTATGGATTTTGGATATTATGCTTGATGATAAGAGTGGTTTTGACTTGATTGAACGCATTAAAATGCATTCGCCTGCTACTCCGGTAATTTTTATGTCTGCACGAGATAAAGAATTTGATCGAATTATTGGTTTGGAAAAGGGTAGTGATGATTACATTACGAAACCTTTTTCACCCAAAGAGCTAGTGTTGCGGGTTAATAACATTATTAAACGTTCTTATAATCAAGACCTTCAAACGGAAGTTGATGGTTATGTCATTGATGAGAAACAACGTAAAGCGAGCAAAGATGGCTATGAACTTGAACTTACAACAAAAGAGTTTGATCTCTTGATGCTTTTCGTCAAAAATAGAGGTGTTGCCTTTACACGTGAGCAAATTCTTGTTCATGTATGGGAAACCAATTATTTTGGTTCAGATCGCGTTGTAGATGATACCTTGAGACGTCTTCGAAAAAAAATGCCTGGTCTTAATATACAAACAATATACGGATTCGGATATCGTCTTGGATGA
- a CDS encoding YbbR-like domain-containing protein yields the protein MSPKKDKKNKKFDSEDKLELAQIIAERSEKITNLTESIGDAFLRVLRWLSAWFDRILFNPRHAKLVAFAVALLIYFAFNVSASTPSPVNQARQIPDVPVVVKYNSEMYEVVDFDEKVDVIVFGDYSDISMVNPQNDLKVELDLSGLAEGTHQVNYKTNITSARIRTTITPASANVTIRIKEAKRMTLSTEFVNQNKLGSQYVLGTPELETQDVTIKASKETMSQVAFVKALIDVSGQTEQFTTDAEIVAYNQQGERLTTVDVLPKTVKAKVDVTSPNKTVPIKPVFQGDIPEGKAIASLSMDNEAMTIYAQQSVLDSIEEIKVPIQASGLTKDTKLVHNISLPSGVRHGTVSKVNFDIKLGEGETKKFDDIPILFVHNVNQLKISPGTSGDQKTATTTSLEVFGTKENIEKFKPENVKVYIDMRDIEPGDNQEVKLYVEYNDPTSSLYTVKSTKETAVFSFRK from the coding sequence ATGAGTCCGAAGAAAGATAAGAAAAATAAAAAATTTGATTCTGAGGATAAACTTGAGCTTGCGCAGATTATCGCAGAACGATCTGAAAAAATTACGAATTTAACCGAATCAATTGGTGATGCTTTCCTTCGAGTATTACGTTGGCTAAGTGCATGGTTTGATCGAATTCTCTTTAATCCTCGTCATGCTAAACTCGTGGCGTTCGCAGTTGCGTTACTTATCTATTTTGCATTTAACGTATCTGCATCAACACCATCTCCTGTAAATCAAGCACGTCAAATTCCAGACGTTCCAGTTGTTGTAAAATATAACTCAGAGATGTATGAAGTTGTAGATTTTGATGAAAAAGTAGATGTCATTGTATTTGGGGACTATAGTGATATTTCAATGGTAAACCCTCAAAATGACCTAAAAGTTGAACTAGACTTGAGTGGACTTGCAGAAGGAACACATCAAGTTAATTACAAAACGAATATTACTTCAGCTCGCATCCGAACAACAATTACACCGGCTTCAGCTAATGTAACGATTCGAATCAAAGAAGCAAAACGCATGACATTAAGTACTGAATTCGTTAACCAAAATAAACTTGGAAGCCAATATGTATTGGGTACACCAGAGTTAGAAACGCAAGATGTAACGATTAAAGCTTCGAAAGAAACAATGTCACAAGTGGCATTCGTAAAAGCATTAATTGATGTTAGTGGACAAACAGAACAGTTTACAACTGATGCAGAAATCGTAGCTTATAACCAACAAGGTGAACGTCTAACGACAGTTGATGTATTGCCGAAGACGGTTAAAGCGAAGGTAGATGTAACGTCACCTAATAAAACTGTTCCGATCAAGCCAGTTTTCCAAGGAGATATTCCAGAAGGCAAGGCGATTGCATCGTTATCAATGGATAATGAAGCGATGACAATTTATGCTCAGCAATCAGTTCTTGATAGCATTGAGGAAATTAAAGTTCCAATTCAAGCGAGTGGTCTAACAAAAGATACGAAGCTCGTTCATAACATCAGTCTTCCATCGGGAGTTCGTCACGGTACAGTTTCAAAAGTAAACTTTGATATCAAACTCGGTGAAGGTGAAACTAAGAAATTCGATGATATTCCAATTCTATTTGTGCATAATGTTAATCAGTTGAAGATTTCGCCGGGAACATCGGGTGATCAAAAAACTGCAACAACAACGTCATTAGAAGTATTTGGAACGAAAGAAAACATTGAAAAATTCAAGCCTGAAAACGTTAAAGTGTATATTGATATGCGTGATATTGAACCAGGTGATAATCAAGAGGTTAAACTCTACGTAGAATATAACGATCCAACATCGTCGCTCTACACAGTTAAATCAACAAAAGAAACAGCAGTATTTAGTTTTAGAAAATAA
- a CDS encoding GNAT family N-acetyltransferase, which produces MDYEIKELNYEAFIPIYNNFMINDFPDDELRSLHSIKRMFRDGRYSVLVMVEDDVLLAYANFITDEDGRVALLDYYAVTQARRGQGIGTLFLQKIRETLDVDGLLIESERPDKAETEEDRITRTKRIGFYEQNDSIITEYTWEAYGVIYNLLYLPIGKDVDNVDVGYKIKEMYGFTLPKSLLEKYTKLYIE; this is translated from the coding sequence GTGGATTACGAAATAAAGGAATTAAATTATGAGGCGTTCATTCCCATCTACAACAATTTTATGATAAACGATTTCCCAGATGATGAATTGAGATCATTACACAGTATTAAAAGAATGTTTAGAGATGGTCGTTATTCGGTTTTAGTGATGGTTGAAGATGATGTACTTCTTGCTTACGCAAACTTTATAACTGATGAAGATGGGCGCGTTGCGCTTCTCGATTATTATGCTGTGACGCAAGCGAGACGTGGTCAAGGAATTGGAACACTGTTCTTACAAAAGATACGAGAAACACTTGATGTTGATGGATTATTGATTGAGAGTGAAAGACCGGATAAGGCTGAGACAGAAGAAGATCGCATCACTCGCACAAAACGTATTGGTTTTTACGAACAAAATGACTCTATAATCACTGAATATACTTGGGAAGCCTATGGTGTTATCTATAATTTGTTATATCTTCCTATTGGTAAAGATGTTGATAATGTAGATGTAGGGTATAAAATTAAAGAAATGTATGGATTCACCTTGCCAAAATCATTATTAGAAAAGTACACAAAATTATATATCGAATAA
- a CDS encoding phosphopantothenoylcysteine decarboxylase encodes MKTNYNVCITSGGTSEPIDTVRRITNTSTGRLGSKIADAFIEAGANVYYVYAKGSALPTLACRQYEVDTVDSVSEVLTLLFDSVSFDVMIHAMAISDYEVDTISSLDAMSTSIHALLAQTPKPSQEEIKQALRDSKEPTRSKISSANKNLVLTLKQTPKVINQLKAKQPNVFLVGFKLLSNTNLESLKNAAFSQINQAGSDLVVANRLEDIHHSEHIAYFIDTTGLIHQAHTKEEIASSLVQILYKKSKESI; translated from the coding sequence ATGAAAACAAATTATAATGTTTGTATCACATCGGGAGGAACTTCAGAACCCATTGATACAGTTCGACGCATCACCAATACTTCTACAGGTCGTTTAGGTAGTAAAATTGCAGATGCTTTTATTGAAGCCGGTGCAAATGTTTATTATGTTTATGCCAAAGGCAGTGCCCTCCCTACGTTGGCTTGTAGACAATATGAGGTCGATACGGTTGATTCCGTATCGGAAGTTCTTACTCTGCTTTTTGATTCTGTTTCCTTTGATGTCATGATTCACGCAATGGCGATCAGTGATTATGAGGTTGACACAATCTCTTCACTTGATGCCATGTCTACAAGTATTCATGCGCTACTAGCGCAAACACCTAAACCATCTCAAGAAGAAATTAAGCAAGCATTACGGGATTCAAAAGAACCAACACGTTCGAAGATTTCTTCAGCAAATAAAAATCTTGTACTTACCTTGAAGCAAACACCTAAGGTCATCAATCAGCTTAAAGCAAAGCAACCGAATGTGTTTCTAGTTGGTTTTAAATTATTATCCAATACTAATTTAGAATCACTGAAGAACGCTGCTTTTTCTCAAATTAATCAAGCGGGAAGTGATCTTGTCGTAGCGAATCGTTTAGAAGATATTCACCACAGTGAACACATTGCTTACTTTATTGATACAACAGGCTTGATTCACCAAGCGCATACCAAGGAAGAGATTGCCTCTTCACTTGTACAAATACTCTATAAAAAGAGTAAGGAGTCGATATGA